Sequence from the Zeugodacus cucurbitae isolate PBARC_wt_2022May chromosome 5, idZeuCucr1.2, whole genome shotgun sequence genome:
TGAAATTCCTGCATGGAGCACGGCTCCTCACACGGCTCATCGTCTACTGTGTCTATGTCCATTTCGGCAAGCGGTGCCATGGAGGGTGCGGGCGTCGGTGCTGGAGGTATGTAACCAGCTTGGGTGTCGGTGTCGACAATGTCATACTCGTAGTCTTCCTTGCCATCGGTATCGAACTGCAAACCCTCTTGGTACTCGTCTGTGGTTGGTGAAAGTTCTTCCTGTGTCTCTTGTGCAGCTGCTATTTCTTCTTCTACGCGTAGCTGTTCCTCCTCCTCCATGGGACCGATggctggcggtggtggtggtattACAGAGGCGGACACCAGCAGTGCACCCGAAGATGTGGACGTGCGCAGTTGTGGCGACTGCAAAATATCCGGAGTGGTGGCAGCTGGCAGCAGCTTCTGTTCCATTTCTGGCGTTTCTGGCCGGGAATTACCGCGACTAGTTATAGGTGTTCTTGGCGTTACAGCCTCGGTTGCATAATCTTCGGCCGGTGATTGCTCTGTAATTACTGTGATTgagatttttattgaatattttctgCAAATAACTAACCTGAGTCCCTGATTGGCACATCGTCCATTTCCTCCTCAACGTGTATTGATGGCGTCGACAACTGTGGACTTTTACCCTCCTGAAAGTCATAGCTTTCAACCAGCTCTATTTGAACCTCCTGCACAGGTATCTCAATTTCAGTTTCGGACAAGACAATGCTACCATTGTCGCTGTTGCCACTTCCGCCACTTCTTTCGGCGCCGCATACAAGATCGCTTTGTGAGCTCTCGCATGAGATCACCTCCACCGTCTGATAGTAGGGGCAAATGTTTTCATCCGGCGGAGGCGGTGTCACCTTAGTAATGGGCGGTGGTGTCGGAGTGGGCGGAGGCAGCGCACACATTTCGGATGCCGAAGATTCACTGTTTCGCTGCGATATTGCTAACTTATTAAGTTCGTCCTCTACCTCTGCATCCGAAGAAGAGGGAGGATCTTTCGTTACAATCGCCGACGAGCTACTAATCGCCGTCACAGCGGCGATGGTGGCAATACTCTGAGTGAAGAGCGGTGGCGGTGGTGCTGGAAGTATGGAGCCCACAACGCTTTGGCTACCCACAGTGGGCGATGGACTAGAAGATGTTTTCGCTGAAACAGATGTCTGGCCGAATTGATATTCCGATAGGCGCCTGGAAGATTCATTAAGTATTGTTATAAGAATGTTGAGAACAACTCGAAAATGGCACGTACGATTGTGTAAAGGACATTGAAGCTCTGCGCTGCTCGGTGAAGTTCGGAACAAGTCGTTTGCTCGCCTCACCACTATCTACAGTGTTCTGATGTCTTATACCCAAATTGCGTTGGATGCGGTCCGATACATCAGTGATGTCCGAAGATGTGCTGAAAAATAGAaaagtattgaagcaaaatGGTTACTATTTGTGTTTACagatcaattttttttagttgggCACCTGGTGAGTCGGTGTGTGGCTGACTTTGCAGTGTTAACTGCTACTGGTGCAGGGTCACCTTCCTGCTCCCACGGACATATGGACAATTTGATTTGAGATTTTTGCAGTGGCGTGGGTGCCTGTATGTCCGGTGGCTCATCAGGCACATCCCATGGACACACCGCACTGCTGGAAGACTCCACCGTGGTCTCCAAGCGGGCAGCTTTCGGCTTGGTCGTCTCCCTgtggaattttttggaaatgcCTTAAGTAACCTGACTTCGGTAAACTTGAACACAACGCTTTTAGTAGATTTTTACAAGTTTAATCATTTCcatagcatacaaacatacatacatatttacaacagtgcggaagaaatattcaaaaatttagcatagcaacaaaattacaacaaatttaaaaaaagtaaaaatcaagAAATGTTATTGAATTCACAGATGAAGAAAACAAACTGAGAGATTCAATCGAGTAGGGAGGTTAGTGTGGACCATCCGGAGGGCATTAAGAGGGTCGTTTTATGCTAATcaaaaaaagaataagaaaataacaaaaacacaacactgAAGTGTATGAGTCATGTAGGGGAGAAAGGCATCCGTTACATCGAGCAACTAAAAATGAGGTTAGTAGAGAGTAATGTGCGATATAGAGATGATGAGTGACGATGGATGGTCCGAAGTGGACCCTCCATCAGGTATATGGTTAATACAACACGCCAAGTTTGACAACAATTGTAGTTTGGTAAATTGtagagcaacagcaacatcagtTTTGAAGCAGTGGATAGATAGTTGAGAGTTGATCAGAGATGCTGGTTGGGTTAGAGAGCAAATAACGGCTTACTGAAGCGAGCGCGAGCTGCTCTCGCGATTCCCGAGCGTTGCATTTTGAACTGCGACATCTGTGACCTGCAGCTGTGGCATGTCTCCTCTGTAAATGGACTCACTGCTGCGCGTTCCGAACTCACAATTGGCATTTACGGTGCAATGTGGATTGCCCagtattttatatgaattcaattttgtttttcaagtgCACACATGGCGATTGCATTTGAGTTGTGTGTTCGAACAAAAATTAGTGTatgaaaatatgcgaaaaagaAAATCAGATTGAAAAGTCGAATTTAAATGTTTAACcaattaaattgtgttttttagctacttaaatattgtatattttttatatttatttcattattatttagcGCTCTATTTTAGTTACATAATCtagcaaacaaatttataattcataattcatgttttaatggaaatcataatatataaaattatgcaCTGAATATTGCAGAAAAAGCAACATCTAAAATAACGGCATATTTGTCTTATAGTTTTTGCAAACTGATACTTTTGCGTGGACCCACATAAGGTGTGGTGAATATCGTGGATCTGCCAGCCAACTCACCTGTATGGCATCTCACTCAAGTTGCTTTGTGAGTGCGAATGTGGCACTTTTGAGGTTACATCCTTGTTTACACCGATCACAGCCAGCTCATGGGCGGAACCGGTAAGGCTGCGATCGCTGCCACGTCGTCGCGCCAAGTTCCCTGGCGGTGGCGCTGTCATTATCGAGCCGCTCGCACCGCTGATATTCTTCGCAGATGTGCCTTCACCAAGGTTCGGTTGGCTGGAGAGTGCCGCCGTCATCTTCTTCTTGGCACTGCTCACACCGCCGAAGTTAAAGAAGCGTTTCTTGTGCGACGGTGGTACGCCTGCCTCCAGTAGACGTTTGTAGTGGTCGGAACGTATGAAACGGGGGTAGCAATCCTTCTTTAATAGCAACGTGTAGATGTGCTCCGAGGCGGAATCGAATGTGAAACGTGATGGATTCTTCAGACCCTTCAGCACGCTCTCCATAGTTTTACCGTCTATATTGATTTCGCATGGCGCGCCTGGTTTCAGAAACTCTCTGTacgataaaaataagaataaaatgcaATGTTTAATAATCAAAGTTTTTGGACTTACTCATAAATTTCCTTAACTTTGCGCGGCACCTGAGAGTGGGCCGAACGACGCAAACGATTTACAGCGATCCAGAAACGTATATTTTCGTGTGAGTACTCTTTTTCCAAAAAGCTTGTGAACTCCTGCAGACCAGTTGGATCGGAAACCAACTCCTCTATGGAGATAGCCCAACGTTTAACGCGCTTCTCTGTGGGTGTCTCCACAAAACTGTTGTTCAGCTGCCAAAAGGTGGTGTCTTCTGTCACCCACGGATTCGATGGCAGTACCGGCTGCAAGAAGAAGTCATACTCGGCAAACGTCTCCGAATATGCCACGAGTGATTCGCAAGCTTGTGACATCTTCATGCGTGTGCGATTCAACGATTTGCGCAGATAATCCACCTCACGTTGCACATCTTCAACCGTCTTCTTCTTGTTGGGCTTGAAGCCTTGACGATCGCGCGAAGGTATTGGACATGGTTCTAGTGGTGTGAACTGGCCGGGCGGTGGACGGTGTACACGCCAATATGCGCGTTCCTGTTTGACAAAATTCcgttttaataaaagaaaacgtTTTCACAAGATTTGGGGGTGGCTTACTTGTGAGTCGACGACAATCTTATCGCCCTTCTTGCGTTCCTTCGCTAGCCGTACCTGCTCCTCGGCCTGCATAGTGATGAAGTCCCACTTACCTTTCAAGCTCTTGTGCAGCGATGCCAAGGCTTCAGTCTCGTACTCTTCCAAGGCGTGCCGTTGTTTGTTGCGCAGCGAACGCTTCGCCAGATAAATGGCGTACTCCACATTGTCGGGTGGCTTGTGCTGCCAGGGCCAGTAGTATGGTGTCTGAAAGCGATACAGCGAGGAGTCGTCCTTCACGGCGAGTGTTTTGGTGTCATTGACGGGGAAGAAGTAGCCGTGCAGACAAAGTTGGTTGGCGATGCTCAACGCCTCGGACTCCTCTATAATCAACCGGTCCATCATCCACTCGATCAAATCATAACCTAAagcagaaatatatttatggatgTGCTGCAAGATGGATTGCGGAGTGTCAAAAAGCAAACCTACCCATAAACGCCGATGGAATATTGCTGAGAAAGGTCTTCTGCACACGCACTGGCACGGGCTTCTCATCATTCTGCATAGTGCGCACCAGTGCCTCCATCTGTAAAGTAGTCCATAATGTTAAGAGGTGACTAGGGTCATATGTGTCTATGTAAGCACTAAAACTAGCTTAGTTGGTAATGATAATGTGCCCTCTGCCTTCTCTATCACATTACTCAATCAATGGCAATAGTTGAGACTTGGCGGTTATGCCACTTGCTTGTGAGCGGCTGTCATGAAATTAGGCGCTTAAATCAGTCAATTTGAGTGAAGCCACTCGAGTGCCGTCGATGGGTTCAAGTGCAGCACAATGCCTGAGGGGGGCAGAATGCATGCACACATGGGTTTCGAAAACATTTCAGATTGCTGCAGCAGAAAATGCCGTTGCATTCCTATGCGCGTAACTGTGctcaaaatcaaattaattaagtTTGAAGGACGCTGCAAGCCACAGGCAGCGCCGCAAGCTCCTTGCAGTGATGACTGCGGGCTGTGGCTGAACTAGCTTAGTTTTGTTTAGTTGTAATTGGTTTATTtcgttattggtgttgttgttgttgttctcgctTTGTGTCACGGCTTGAAGGcacaactaaattttttttcaatcagcCGTCAACGTCAACGTCATCAATGTCAGCTGCGAAATCCAgtttgtataaattatatatgtgtcGTATGAGTGCAAGGTCAGCGGCTCAGAGTGAATGAACGGCACTCAAGCGAGTTCTCGAGTGCACACACGCGCACTTTCAGGGAGtagttcgtgtgtgtgtgtgcgacgcAAAGTTGGTAAATTAAGCGATGGTGGTGAGCAAGTTGGAGGAGGTGGCCAATATGATATGAAAATTGATGAGCCCTAATGGGTTTCTAATACCCCGAAACGTTAACACAGACGTGCTAACGGCATTCGGCCAAGTAATTATTGGCTCGAAGTTAGTTTGCAAGGCAGGGAGAAAGTTATTTCGAGCGccatcattaaaaattattggacGACAATGGAAGCTCCGGCTGGTGTAGGGCACTTTTCGCTAAGCGTTGTATGGAATACATCTCTGCCTCTACATTAACTACGAGTCATTGGAATGTGGGTTCAAATCATGCCCATGGGATAATCTTTAACTTAAGCACAGAATTTAACATAAACTCTATCCACCATTCTTTCGAAATTGGAAGATGTCCCTTTGCGCCCTGTGCTGACAACCGTTAGTTCACAAGCAATAGTTGTAGCCGAGTGCCTACTCTGCCACTTCATcacttgttttttttactttcgaatGAGTCTTCCTCGCCTTAAAAAGCAAAGCGAAAATTTTCTCTCATATTTCaaacagtacatacatatatttttcaagccAATAAGGCATATTTTTAGAGACTACAATCCGTCAGCTTACAACAAACCAAcgcattacatatgtacattccacGCAAAATGCGCAACACCAGTCTATTGCTCATCTTCAGCGTGTACCTTAGTAAGTATTTCGTGGTTGCCTTAATAATTAACCCCTGAAGAATTGCAGGTCTGACCCTGGTCGCAGTTACATTTCAGCAAACGGAAGCTCTGCGCCGCATCAAGCGCGGCTCTGTCACCACGCAAAACAAAACCCGGCTCTCCAGTGACCTTCTTTCGGATTTGCGCAACACTTCGAATGACGCGCATTACGGCGGACACACACTGACCGCCCTGGACAAGCATGAGGGTATGAAAAATCGCAACGAGCACACTTGGGCCAAGAAGGCAGTGGCCGCCGTTGAGCATGCAATCGATCAAGGTACTCGAGTCACGCATACACTCACAAATATTTGTCGAACTTTCTGGaatgtcttgtattttccaattGTTTTAGCTTTTGCTTCACTCAGCCACAGGTCCGATGTCGAAAAAGAGAAAAAGGTCGCTCTGCACAGTACGAACAACCCAAAAGACAGCAGCATTGCCGGCAACGATCTACACATGAACGCGCTGTCGCATATGCTAGCTAAGCGTGGTCTCAGCGCACGCATTTTAGACGACATGCAGCGCGACGTTGAATTCGGCGGCGGTGAAGGCCCTGCCGAAGTGCTAATCATAGACAATGGCTTCCAGCCGATGATGGGCATGCAGCATGGCATCAACTCCTACTCGTTGCACCAGCCAAACTTGCGTAGCGTCGCCAGCAGCTTCAAACGCCTGGCCGACCTGGACAAGGAGTCCAAGCTAAATAATCCTCATAGTCCAAAACTCACTACGTACACCTCGCACATAAATGCCGATGGCCCGATGGCTGTGAAGCATACCGGCGATAACGGGATTAGTGAGTTGAATGGAAACAAAGAAATTGCAGTGGTCAAGAACAACAAGCGCGCTGATAACAATGGGGTTGTCAGCAGAGACGATTATAAAACGGTCGACAGTCACAAGCGGAACAATGACCATGTGATGCTCACAAGCGAGGAGCATAATGGAGAGGCGAAACACAATGGcattaacaatagcaacaaccatATTAGTAGTAATAATGATGAGCTTATCGGTGACAAAAGTCATTCCACAGTCAGTGCCGTACAACAACACAATCAGcaatttcaacaacaaaaactgcaagAACAATCGGCAGAAAACAAGGATTCATTTCCTGAACTACTGTCGCATTCACAGAAGTCGGTAGAAGGCATTGGAGGAGAGTCGAACAAATTGCACGAGGATTTACAGGAGCAACAGCAACGAAAGAAGCACGACAGCGGGAAATCAGTAGAGGTTGGAGGTAAGCGCGGACTGCAGCCAGCGAGCTCACTGACAAAGCCAGCACAACAGCAGCAAGTTCAGGTCGTTAAACATTCCAGCGGGAAAATGCTGCCGATGGAGAGCTTTCTCAAGTTCGCTAATATGATGCTTTACAAAATGGGAGCCGGTAAGCAAATTAAGTTATTCAAATGAGCATCTATTTCATTCACCTCTGCTATACTATTAACAATCAATTCCAGACGGCGTTCCCATGCATGCGCAGGGCGCTCAACTCGCTGTAAGCGGCAATCCGACCACATCAGTCATTAGCATTGGCCCAGTCATGGAAGGAGCTGAAGACTTAGGTACTATGGACTACCTTTACAATCCTTTCGAACCCAAAATGAACTTTTTACGCAACCCAGGCTCGTTTGCCGCGGCACCTGCCCTAATCGGAGGTTCTACCAACACGGCTTTGGTCTCACGTCCTTTCTTGCTGCCCCCATACAGCTTGGCCAATTCCGCACAACCTATCAATTTTATCGAGAACGCATTAGATCTACTGTTAAATGCAGAAGAGGAAGGCAATGACGAAATGGAATTAGTTTGTCCCATACACCATCCGAAAAAGAAGTCCAGCGATGGCGATCCAAACACCAATGAGAAGGATGGCGTTATACAAGTGTGTTCCTGCCGCTTCTTCAAGAAGAACAAGAATGCCTAAGGTTCGATCTAATGGCCCTCCAAATGTACTTTAAATGGAATATATTTTGTACGAGGCTATCGTTCAGATCCTCAACATTCAATTCgatgcaataaatatatttgttctttatatttaataatacgaAACACGTTTatcatttcaattatatatgcCACTCACCTTGTCGAATGCCATCGGGCGCGCCAACTTCTCGATGGTTTGCTGCTGGCCGCCCACAGAAGTGCTGCTGCTGGTGCTAGCCGAGATGCCGCCAAGCAGCGACGATGATGTCGACGAGTTATGCGCGCCATACGGCTGATGGTGCATCTGATGCGGAGGATGGTGTGGATGATGGTGCGGCGGAAGATGGTGTGGCGTGTGTTGCACACCCACCGCACTCCCGCTGAACGCGGTGGCCGCCTGCGTAGTGCCCGATATCGCAATGGCTGCGGACGCCAGCGCGGGACTGGTGCTCGTTGCCGTGCTACTGCTGCCCGCGGCGATTACACTTACAACGTTACTCGTGGAAACGAGCACAAGTGCATTGGTGGTGCGAATCGATGTGCTGGATGAGGAGGCTGTGGCATTCTCGGTAGAGGCGGCTGCGACAATTGCGTCGTCAGCCGGCGTTGTGGCGATAGTAGAGGACGCGGCCTGGTCCTTGGTGTAAAGATTCAGTGCTAGGGTCGGCTTGGCTTGCGGTACCAACGGCaccagttgttgctgctgctgcggggGGCGCAGCACTAGTTGTCTATCTCGGTCCGGCGGTAAGCCGCCAGGAGGCTCCATGGCCACTGCACAAATGAACAATTGCGCCCTAATTGACACAATTCGCACCTAAACGTCAACTGCGTTGGGGAATTTATTTTGTTCAACTTCGTGCGTAAACGCCAGCTTTGCGGCGTCTCTCTGCAGTGGTGACAATGCTATGGCCAGATCAGACGACAAAGTAGCAGCAGTGGTGGTGAGGCTGAGTCTGTTGGGTGCTCAAGAGGTTGCAGTTGGTCGAGACAAGCGAAGTGGTTTCCGCCCAAGTATAGTCAAATTGATGTAGTCGGATTGAATTAAGTCAAGACGAGACGCGATAAAGTAGCGAATCAATTTGAGacagaaattaaattgaattcgcgcaagacaagagaatagttgaggttagttatatttttctatatttttatttattttgtttgttttcttattcTTTATACTTTTGTGGTATTTTCTTCGCTTTTAAGCTCTTGATTTCGGCGTTTTGCTTCAAATTCTCTTTAACCGAATTCCATCATGTctttgtgtataaaaatatttgctgcaattAACAAAACACAAGCGTTAATAGTGAGTCGCTGAAATCGAAAATAAGATAACTTATAATAATTCTCACTACCCAAGGCCTTGGCGGTATAATTATGGCCTAATCAGTTGTGCAGTGTTTGTTGTCATTTTGACACATTCGTTAGCCGCATTTTCAATGATGTactctattaaaaaattatccttTAATGTT
This genomic interval carries:
- the LOC105212747 gene encoding uncharacterized protein LOC105212747 isoform X2; its protein translation is MYIPRKMRNTSLLLIFSVYLITFQQTEALRRIKRGSVTTQNKTRLSSDLLSDLRNTSNDAHYGGHTLTALDKHEGMKNRNEHTWAKKAVAAVEHAIDQAFASLSHRSDVEKEKKVALHSTNNPKDSSIAGNDLHMNALSHMLAKRGLSARILDDMQRDVEFGGGEGPAEVLIIDNGFQPMMGMQHGINSYSLHQPNLRSVASSFKRLADLDKESKLNNPHSPKLTTYTSHINADGPMAVKHTGDNGISELNGNKEIAVVKNNKRADNNGVVSRDDYKTVDSHKRNNDHVMLTSEEHNGEAKHNGINNSNNHISSNNDELIGDKSHSTVSAVQQHNQQFQQQKLQEQSAENKDSFPELLSHSQKSVEGIGGESNKLHEDLQEQQQRKKHDSGKSVEVGGKRGLQPASSLTKPAQQQQVQVVKHSSGKMLPMESFLKFANMMLYKMGADGVPMHAQGAQLAVSGNPTTSVISIGPVMEGAEDLGTMDYLYNPFEPKMNFLRNPGSFAAAPALIGGSTNTALVSRPFLLPPYSLANSAQPINFIENALDLLLNAEEEGNDEMELVCPIHHPKKKSSDGDPNTNEKDGVIQVCSCRFFKKNKNA
- the Rgs7_2 gene encoding uncharacterized protein Rgs7_2 — encoded protein: MEPPGGLPPDRDRQLVLRPPQQQQQLVPLVPQAKPTLALNLYTKDQAASSTIATTPADDAIVAAASTENATASSSSTSIRTTNALVLVSTSNVVSVIAAGSSSTATSTSPALASAAIAISGTTQAATAFSGSAVGVQHTPHHLPPHHHPHHPPHQMHHQPYGAHNSSTSSSLLGGISASTSSSTSVGGQQQTIEKLARPMAFDKMEALVRTMQNDEKPVPVRVQKTFLSNIPSAFMGYDLIEWMMDRLIIEESEALSIANQLCLHGYFFPVNDTKTLAVKDDSSLYRFQTPYYWPWQHKPPDNVEYAIYLAKRSLRNKQRHALEEYETEALASLHKSLKGKWDFITMQAEEQVRLAKERKKGDKIVVDSQERAYWRVHRPPPGQFTPLEPCPIPSRDRQGFKPNKKKTVEDVQREVDYLRKSLNRTRMKMSQACESLVAYSETFAEYDFFLQPVLPSNPWVTEDTTFWQLNNSFVETPTEKRVKRWAISIEELVSDPTGLQEFTSFLEKEYSHENIRFWIAVNRLRRSAHSQVPRKVKEIYEEFLKPGAPCEINIDGKTMESVLKGLKNPSRFTFDSASEHIYTLLLKKDCYPRFIRSDHYKRLLEAGVPPSHKKRFFNFGGVSSAKKKMTAALSSQPNLGEGTSAKNISGASGSIMTAPPPGNLARRRGSDRSLTGSAHELAVIGVNKDVTSKVPHSHSQSNLSEMPYSSESIYRGDMPQLQVTDVAVQNATLGNRESSSRSLQETTKPKAARLETTVESSSSAVCPWDVPDEPPDIQAPTPLQKSQIKLSICPWEQEGDPAPVAVNTAKSATHRLTSTSSDITDVSDRIQRNLGIRHQNTVDSGEASKRLVPNFTEQRRASMSFTQSRLSEYQFGQTSVSAKTSSSPSPTVGSQSVVGSILPAPPPPLFTQSIATIAAVTAISSSSAIVTKDPPSSSDAEVEDELNKLAISQRNSESSASEMCALPPPTPTPPPITKVTPPPPDENICPYYQTVEVISCESSQSDLVCGAERSGGSGNSDNGSIVLSETEIEIPVQEVQIELVESYDFQEGKSPQLSTPSIHVEEEMDDVPIRDSVITEQSPAEDYATEAVTPRTPITSRGNSRPETPEMEQKLLPAATTPDILQSPQLRTSTSSGALLVSASVIPPPPPAIGPMEEEEQLRVEEEIAAAQETQEELSPTTDEYQEGLQFDTDGKEDYEYDIVDTDTQAGYIPPAPTPAPSMAPLAEMDIDTVDDEPCEEPCSMQEFHELPEIPTTPTPAVNMYEVPPTIIESVIPVVTEEVKKRRKKRSAEGKKILSVDEKEQKASTSAGGAGEVVSGAKSETDRNTVCPWEDENVTTSDGTFVKTYATLGYL
- the LOC105212747 gene encoding uncharacterized protein LOC105212747 isoform X3 — its product is MYIPRKMRNTSLLLIFSVYLSLTLVAVTFQQTEALRRIKRGSVTTQNKTRLSSDLLSDLRNTSNDAHYGGHTLTALDKHEGMKNRNEHTWAKKAVAAVEHAIDQAFASLSHRSDVEKEKKVALHSTNNPKDSSIAGNDLHMNALSHMLAKRGLSARILDDMQRDVEFGGGEGPAEVLIIDNGFQPMMGMQHGINSYSLHQPNLRSVASSFKRLADLDKESKLNNPHSPKLTTYTSHINADGPMAVKHTGDNGISELNGNKEIAVVKNNKRADNNGVVSRDDYKTVDSHKRNNDHVMLTSEEHNGEAKHNGINNSNNHISSNNDELIGDKSHSTVSAVQQHNQQFQQQKLQEQSAENKDSFPELLSHSQKSVEGIGGESNKLHEDLQEQQQRKKHDSGKSVEVGGKRGLQPASSLTKPAQQQQVQVVKHSSGKMLPMESFLKFANMMLYKMGADGVPMHAQGAQLAVSGNPTTSVISIGPVMEGAEDLGSFAAAPALIGGSTNTALVSRPFLLPPYSLANSAQPINFIENALDLLLNAEEEGNDEMELVCPIHHPKKKSSDGDPNTNEKDGVIQVCSCRFFKKNKNA
- the LOC105212747 gene encoding uncharacterized protein LOC105212747 isoform X1, producing the protein MYIPRKMRNTSLLLIFSVYLSLTLVAVTFQQTEALRRIKRGSVTTQNKTRLSSDLLSDLRNTSNDAHYGGHTLTALDKHEGMKNRNEHTWAKKAVAAVEHAIDQAFASLSHRSDVEKEKKVALHSTNNPKDSSIAGNDLHMNALSHMLAKRGLSARILDDMQRDVEFGGGEGPAEVLIIDNGFQPMMGMQHGINSYSLHQPNLRSVASSFKRLADLDKESKLNNPHSPKLTTYTSHINADGPMAVKHTGDNGISELNGNKEIAVVKNNKRADNNGVVSRDDYKTVDSHKRNNDHVMLTSEEHNGEAKHNGINNSNNHISSNNDELIGDKSHSTVSAVQQHNQQFQQQKLQEQSAENKDSFPELLSHSQKSVEGIGGESNKLHEDLQEQQQRKKHDSGKSVEVGGKRGLQPASSLTKPAQQQQVQVVKHSSGKMLPMESFLKFANMMLYKMGADGVPMHAQGAQLAVSGNPTTSVISIGPVMEGAEDLGTMDYLYNPFEPKMNFLRNPGSFAAAPALIGGSTNTALVSRPFLLPPYSLANSAQPINFIENALDLLLNAEEEGNDEMELVCPIHHPKKKSSDGDPNTNEKDGVIQVCSCRFFKKNKNA